A genome region from Natronobeatus ordinarius includes the following:
- a CDS encoding DUF5797 family protein, whose product MTLSEEAKARLADVVELQPTKNAELQERWELESGSEVHQYLENELKEYYFRDDNSLIRATAEAADLVDVEPGVESVDEGPPSRVRVPELQTQILEVLAGPDERSQSVVAVLHALREAFDVDPDTDEVRSGLQSLRRKGVVEVEYRTVPTFRLAMAREDLEVETAD is encoded by the coding sequence ATGACGCTCTCCGAGGAGGCGAAAGCACGACTGGCCGACGTCGTCGAACTGCAACCGACGAAAAACGCCGAGCTACAGGAGCGCTGGGAGCTGGAGAGCGGCAGCGAGGTCCACCAGTACCTCGAGAACGAGCTCAAAGAGTACTACTTCCGGGACGACAACAGCTTGATCCGCGCCACTGCGGAGGCCGCCGACCTCGTCGACGTCGAACCCGGGGTCGAGAGCGTCGACGAGGGGCCACCCTCTCGCGTCCGCGTCCCCGAACTCCAGACGCAGATCCTCGAGGTGCTCGCCGGCCCTGACGAGCGCTCCCAGAGCGTCGTCGCCGTCCTCCACGCCCTCCGGGAGGCGTTCGACGTCGACCCCGACACCGACGAGGTCCGCTCGGGCCTCCAGAGCCTCCGCCGGAAGGGCGTCGTCGAGGTCGAGTACCGGACCGTTCCGACGTTCAGGCTCGCCATGGCGCGCGAGGACCTCGAGGTCGAGACCGCCGACTGA
- a CDS encoding MFS transporter, with product MRGILRRAFALFAVDRRVLALAFARMADGVGNSFLIVVIPLYVVSDVVGGQTFGLAESMIIGIILSLAGLLNSSVQPLTGRLSDRAGKRKLFILFGLGGLAATNLAYVFAGSYLSLVVIRGLQGVSIAFIVPASIALVNELATTGDRGGNMGVYNTFRLIGFGAGPVAAGAVVNAGPYSLPPTGGVTVSGFDAAFYFATVMAALGLLLVTILVSDPDVARANAGADLSIPIRDRTGSKLLDPIFTLGVVTLFLAAAIALFATIQPQVNAKLEQGATWFGLQFSAFILAQVLFQTPVGRASDRYGRRPFILVGMLLLIPTTLGQGFAPTPETMFLVRFLQGAAGAMVFAPALALAGDLAGKGESGTKLSVLTMAFGFGIAAGPLISGALIGYGFVVPFAFGAGLAVFGSILVYTQVEETLEVAGGTPTTGDD from the coding sequence GTGCGAGGGATTTTGCGTCGAGCGTTCGCGCTGTTCGCCGTCGACCGGCGAGTGCTGGCGCTGGCGTTCGCGCGAATGGCCGACGGCGTCGGCAACTCGTTTCTGATCGTCGTCATCCCGCTGTACGTGGTGAGCGACGTCGTGGGCGGGCAGACGTTCGGGCTGGCGGAGTCGATGATCATCGGGATCATCCTCTCGCTGGCAGGCCTGCTCAACAGCAGCGTCCAGCCGCTGACGGGGCGGCTCTCGGATCGGGCGGGGAAGCGCAAGCTGTTCATCCTCTTCGGCCTCGGCGGACTGGCCGCCACGAACCTCGCGTACGTCTTCGCGGGGTCGTACCTCTCGCTCGTGGTTATTCGCGGGCTCCAGGGGGTAAGCATCGCCTTCATCGTCCCGGCTTCGATCGCGCTCGTGAACGAATTGGCGACGACAGGAGACCGCGGCGGCAACATGGGCGTTTACAACACCTTCCGACTGATCGGCTTCGGTGCCGGCCCGGTCGCCGCGGGTGCCGTCGTCAACGCCGGCCCCTACTCGCTTCCGCCCACCGGCGGCGTGACGGTCAGCGGCTTCGACGCCGCCTTCTACTTCGCGACGGTCATGGCCGCTCTCGGACTTCTGCTCGTGACGATTCTCGTCTCCGACCCCGACGTGGCGCGAGCGAACGCCGGCGCCGACCTCTCGATCCCGATCCGGGATCGAACCGGGTCGAAGCTGCTCGATCCGATCTTCACCCTCGGCGTCGTCACGCTCTTTCTGGCGGCGGCAATCGCGCTCTTTGCGACCATCCAGCCCCAGGTCAACGCCAAACTCGAGCAGGGGGCCACCTGGTTCGGCCTGCAGTTCTCGGCGTTCATCCTCGCCCAGGTGCTGTTTCAGACGCCGGTCGGACGAGCGAGCGACCGCTACGGCCGGCGGCCGTTCATCCTCGTCGGGATGCTGCTACTGATCCCGACGACGCTCGGGCAGGGCTTCGCGCCGACGCCGGAGACGATGTTCCTCGTCCGATTCCTCCAGGGCGCGGCCGGGGCGATGGTGTTCGCGCCGGCGCTCGCCCTCGCCGGCGACCTCGCGGGCAAAGGCGAGTCCGGGACGAAGCTGTCGGTGCTCACGATGGCCTTTGGCTTCGGCATCGCGGCCGGCCCGCTCATCTCGGGGGCGCTGATCGGCTACGGCTTCGTGGTACCCTTCGCGTTCGGCGCGGGCCTCGCCGTCTTCGGCTCGATCCTCGTCTACACGCAGGTCGAAGAGACCCTCGAGGTGGCCGGGGGGACGCCGACCACGGGCGACGACTAA
- a CDS encoding DUF5789 family protein, with amino-acid sequence MGRQIKLSRVETTLEELDYPVTRAQAVDGLEDVTLLLADGEANLGDVVSRTGSETYASRDELVGEVFNVLPRRAVGEPFQSEGEG; translated from the coding sequence ATGGGTCGACAGATCAAACTCAGCCGCGTCGAGACGACCCTCGAGGAACTCGACTACCCCGTTACCAGAGCACAGGCGGTCGACGGCCTTGAGGACGTCACCCTTCTGCTCGCCGACGGCGAGGCGAACCTCGGCGACGTCGTCTCCCGGACGGGCAGCGAGACGTACGCGAGTCGCGACGAACTCGTAGGCGAGGTGTTCAACGTCCTCCCCCGCCGTGCCGTCGGCGAGCCGTTCCAGTCCGAAGGCGAGGGATGA
- a CDS encoding transcription factor S: MEFCDECGSMMKAEDDTWVCGSCGFTKPKGDAAQYTITEDQEISEVIESSEETSLPETDARCPECGHDRAYWYMQQIRSADESETRFFICSSCEHKWREDDN, encoded by the coding sequence ATGGAGTTCTGCGACGAATGCGGTTCGATGATGAAAGCCGAGGACGACACCTGGGTCTGTGGCAGCTGTGGCTTCACGAAACCGAAGGGTGACGCCGCCCAGTATACGATCACGGAAGACCAGGAGATCAGCGAAGTGATCGAGTCCTCAGAAGAGACGTCGCTCCCGGAGACGGACGCTCGCTGTCCCGAGTGCGGGCACGATCGGGCGTACTGGTACATGCAACAGATTCGGTCGGCCGACGAGTCAGAGACGCGCTTTTTCATCTGCTCGAGTTGCGAACACAAGTGGCGCGAGGACGATAACTGA
- a CDS encoding low molecular weight phosphatase family protein: protein MTEREHRSNERGTDPTTIAFVCVQNAGRSQMATAFAQREREERGLEDRVRIHSGGTDPADRVHDVVCEVMAEVEIDLADSRPREITPGEIDDCDVVITMGCDAEGICPMTWRGDARDWDLEDPHGASVDGAREIRAEIRRRVEALFDELEAAENESNG, encoded by the coding sequence ATGACGGAACGAGAACATCGATCGAACGAACGAGGAACCGACCCGACCACGATCGCCTTCGTCTGCGTGCAGAACGCGGGACGAAGCCAGATGGCGACCGCGTTCGCGCAACGAGAGCGCGAGGAGCGCGGCCTCGAAGACCGCGTGCGAATTCACTCCGGTGGGACGGACCCCGCCGATCGCGTCCACGACGTCGTCTGCGAGGTGATGGCGGAGGTTGAAATCGACCTCGCCGACAGCCGCCCGCGGGAGATTACGCCCGGGGAGATCGACGACTGCGACGTCGTGATCACGATGGGCTGTGACGCCGAGGGGATCTGCCCGATGACCTGGCGCGGGGACGCCCGCGACTGGGACCTCGAGGACCCCCACGGCGCGTCGGTCGACGGCGCGCGCGAGATCAGAGCCGAGATTCGACGGCGGGTCGAGGCGCTCTTCGACGAACTCGAGGCGGCGGAGAACGAGAGTAACGGGTGA
- the phoU gene encoding phosphate signaling complex protein PhoU yields the protein MPRTDYQRQLEALREDVLDMSDLVRGRLQQAIRALEDGDVERAEAVIEGDYQINERYLELEGACIELIALQQPVAGDLRVIASSFKVITDIERIGDLATNLGKYTTPAGGIEHPTVDVEEIGEYALEMVDAAMGAYATDDADAAREVAAMDDHLDARCAEASSAVVRELLEADPAAEADDWTDAETALAEVSRMLLILRDLERVGDHAVNVAARTLYMVENDDELIY from the coding sequence ATGCCACGAACCGACTACCAGCGACAACTCGAGGCCCTCCGCGAGGACGTCCTCGACATGAGCGACCTGGTCCGCGGCCGGCTCCAGCAAGCCATCCGCGCCCTCGAGGACGGCGACGTCGAGCGCGCCGAGGCGGTGATCGAGGGCGATTACCAGATCAACGAGCGGTACCTCGAGCTCGAGGGGGCGTGTATCGAACTGATCGCCCTCCAGCAGCCGGTCGCAGGCGACCTGCGCGTCATCGCCTCGTCGTTCAAGGTGATCACCGACATAGAGCGGATCGGCGATCTGGCGACGAACCTCGGAAAGTACACGACGCCGGCCGGCGGAATCGAGCATCCGACCGTCGACGTCGAGGAGATCGGCGAGTACGCCCTCGAGATGGTCGACGCCGCGATGGGTGCGTACGCGACCGACGATGCCGACGCAGCGAGGGAGGTCGCTGCCATGGACGACCACCTCGACGCGCGCTGTGCGGAGGCGAGTTCCGCCGTCGTCCGTGAGCTGCTCGAGGCGGATCCAGCGGCCGAAGCCGACGACTGGACGGACGCCGAGACCGCCCTCGCGGAGGTCTCCCGGATGCTGTTGATCCTCCGGGACCTCGAACGCGTCGGCGATCACGCGGTCAACGTCGCCGCCAGGACGCTGTACATGGTCGAAAACGACGACGAGTTGATCTACTGA
- the pstB gene encoding phosphate ABC transporter ATP-binding protein PstB, which produces MSTTNDDHSLITTDVQTETRDRTDRSHDIVLEARNLDVYYGDDQAISDVSMAIPEREVTALIGPSGCGESTFLRSINRMNDRIDVCRVEGELSFHGKNVYDEDVDPVALRRKIGQVFQKPNPFPKSIYDNVAYGLRIQGKADEVDLDAAVERALRGAALWDEVKDKLESSGLDLSGGQQQRLCIARAIAPDPEVILMDEPTSALDPVAASKIEDLIDELVEEYTVVIVTHNMQQAARISDQTAVFLTGGELVEFDETAKIFEDPEDDRVEDYITGKFG; this is translated from the coding sequence ATGTCCACGACAAACGACGATCACTCGCTGATCACGACCGACGTACAGACCGAGACTCGAGATCGAACCGACCGGTCACACGACATCGTCCTCGAGGCCCGGAACCTCGACGTCTACTACGGCGACGACCAGGCGATCTCGGACGTCTCGATGGCGATCCCCGAACGCGAGGTCACCGCGCTGATCGGCCCCTCGGGCTGTGGGGAGTCGACGTTCCTCCGGTCGATCAACCGGATGAACGACCGGATCGACGTCTGTCGCGTCGAGGGCGAGCTCTCCTTCCACGGGAAGAACGTCTACGACGAGGACGTCGATCCCGTCGCCTTGCGCCGGAAGATTGGACAGGTGTTCCAGAAACCGAACCCCTTCCCCAAGTCGATCTACGACAACGTCGCCTACGGCCTGCGCATTCAGGGAAAAGCCGACGAGGTCGACCTCGACGCCGCCGTCGAACGCGCCTTGCGCGGGGCGGCCCTCTGGGACGAGGTGAAGGACAAACTCGAGTCCTCGGGACTGGACCTCTCCGGCGGCCAACAACAGCGGCTCTGTATCGCCCGCGCGATCGCACCCGACCCCGAGGTCATCCTGATGGACGAACCGACCTCCGCGCTCGACCCCGTCGCCGCCTCGAAGATCGAGGACCTGATCGACGAACTCGTCGAGGAGTATACCGTCGTCATCGTCACCCACAACATGCAACAGGCCGCCCGGATCTCCGATCAGACCGCCGTCTTCCTCACCGGCGGCGAACTCGTCGAGTTCGATGAGACGGCAAAAATCTTCGAGGACCCGGAAGACGACCGCGTCGAGGACTACATCACCGGAAAGTTCGGATAA
- the pstA gene encoding phosphate ABC transporter permease PstA — MSTDTDTDLFSDVDLGWEHLKNRLFLGVIFAASMFGVVMLALLLFDVATDFYVGLTEYNISLVDFFTRDGSRREELSGFRGAIVASVMLMVLVTILSFFVGVGSAIYLEEYAPDNRITRLIEANLANLAGVPSIVYGLLGLAAFVNGIGMGPILLAGAIALALLVMPIIIVSAQEALRSVPDGVRNGSYATGATKWQTIRRVVLPAAIPGIMTGTILALARAIGETAPLIMVGAIFINRMPYGPFDRFSAMPTTIYNWANEPSQHFIHLAAVGIVVLLTFLFVMNAVAMYIRHRYETEI; from the coding sequence ATGAGTACCGATACCGACACCGACCTGTTCAGTGACGTCGACCTCGGCTGGGAGCACCTGAAGAACCGACTCTTCCTCGGGGTCATCTTCGCCGCGTCGATGTTCGGCGTCGTCATGCTCGCACTCCTGTTGTTCGACGTCGCCACCGACTTCTACGTCGGCCTGACCGAGTACAACATCAGTCTGGTCGATTTCTTCACCCGGGATGGCTCCCGGCGTGAAGAGTTATCCGGATTCAGAGGTGCGATCGTCGCCTCGGTCATGCTGATGGTCCTGGTGACGATCCTGTCGTTTTTCGTTGGCGTCGGCTCGGCGATCTATCTAGAGGAGTACGCACCTGACAACCGAATCACCCGTCTCATCGAGGCGAACCTGGCGAACCTCGCGGGTGTCCCGTCGATCGTCTATGGCCTACTCGGACTGGCGGCGTTCGTCAACGGGATCGGGATGGGGCCGATCTTGCTCGCCGGGGCGATCGCCCTCGCCTTGCTCGTCATGCCGATCATCATCGTCTCCGCACAGGAGGCGCTGCGGTCGGTTCCCGACGGGGTGCGCAACGGCTCGTACGCGACGGGCGCGACGAAGTGGCAGACGATCCGGCGGGTCGTCCTGCCGGCGGCGATCCCCGGCATCATGACCGGGACCATCCTCGCACTCGCCCGCGCGATCGGCGAGACGGCTCCGCTGATCATGGTCGGAGCGATCTTCATCAACCGGATGCCCTACGGCCCGTTCGACCGCTTCAGCGCGATGCCGACGACGATCTACAACTGGGCGAACGAACCGAGCCAGCACTTCATCCACCTCGCCGCGGTCGGTATCGTCGTGTTGCTCACGTTCCTGTTCGTCATGAACGCGGTCGCGATGTACATCCGACACAGATACGAGACGGAGATCTAA
- the pstC gene encoding phosphate ABC transporter permease subunit PstC, whose protein sequence is MSTESHHESGSGISGGGPAEADNAADRRARRILFGCAAITVLTTLAIFFVLIDNAASYFFGAKVTEMLMGANPERTVTFTEFFTGTRWAPDHATPAHGVLPIVFGTLAITVGAAFVSIPIGTATAIYLSEYAPASVRSKLKPTLEILAGIPTIVYGYFAIAFINPVLVAPIASALFGINMGRYSLLSGMLVVGIMTIPMVSSISEDAMSAVPDELRNGAYALGATKFDVSTRIVLPASISGVFASYILAVSRAIGETMAVTLAAGFTANLTANPFAEIMTMTAYMVKMARGTTAVGTVEYQSLFAVGLLLFVMTLTMNLLNDWFKRRFQEEYR, encoded by the coding sequence ATGAGTACCGAATCACACCACGAGTCGGGGTCCGGGATCAGCGGCGGTGGGCCCGCCGAGGCCGATAACGCGGCCGACCGCAGAGCCCGACGCATCCTGTTTGGTTGTGCCGCGATCACGGTCCTGACCACGCTCGCGATCTTTTTCGTGTTGATCGACAACGCGGCGAGTTACTTCTTCGGCGCCAAGGTGACCGAGATGCTCATGGGTGCGAATCCCGAGCGGACGGTCACGTTCACCGAGTTCTTCACCGGAACGCGGTGGGCACCCGACCACGCGACGCCCGCTCACGGCGTGCTCCCGATCGTCTTCGGGACCCTCGCGATCACGGTCGGCGCGGCGTTCGTCTCGATCCCGATCGGAACGGCGACCGCGATCTACCTCTCCGAATACGCTCCCGCCAGCGTTCGATCGAAGCTCAAGCCGACCCTCGAGATCCTCGCCGGGATCCCGACGATCGTCTACGGCTACTTCGCGATCGCGTTCATCAACCCGGTTCTCGTCGCCCCGATCGCGTCCGCGCTGTTCGGCATCAACATGGGCCGATACAGCCTACTCTCGGGGATGTTGGTCGTCGGCATCATGACGATCCCGATGGTCTCCTCGATCAGCGAGGACGCCATGTCGGCCGTCCCGGACGAACTCAGAAACGGCGCGTATGCCCTCGGCGCGACGAAGTTCGACGTCTCGACGCGAATCGTCCTGCCGGCGTCGATCTCGGGCGTCTTCGCCTCCTACATCCTCGCCGTCTCTCGAGCGATCGGCGAGACGATGGCCGTCACGCTGGCAGCCGGGTTCACCGCGAATCTCACCGCCAACCCCTTCGCCGAGATCATGACGATGACGGCGTACATGGTGAAGATGGCACGCGGGACGACTGCGGTGGGGACAGTGGAGTATCAGTCGCTGTTCGCCGTCGGCTTACTGTTGTTCGTCATGACACTCACGATGAATTTGCTCAACGACTGGTTCAAACGCCGCTTCCAGGAGGAGTACCGATGA